A single Notoacmeibacter ruber DNA region contains:
- a CDS encoding ABC transporter permease → MTDQTQTVPIGTQDRVTLKLSGALSAWLLSAPLALILIFFLVLPIIMIVVVSFWGATEFSIYPAFQFDNYEFLLTSPVTYKVFLNTLKYAAVTWAVTLILGFTVAYFLAFHVRTLTWQVALFLLCTIPFWTSNIIRMISWIPFLGRNGIANSTLISMGAIDEPLEWLLYSDFSVILAFVHLYTLFMVVPIFNTMMRIDRSLIEAAYDNGATGFQTLTNVIIPLTKPGIMIGSIFVVTLVMGDFITVRFMSGSQKANVGRLISNDISLLQYPSACATAVVLLGTVLLVIAILLRFVDIRKEL, encoded by the coding sequence ATGACAGACCAGACCCAGACCGTACCGATCGGAACGCAGGATCGAGTGACGCTAAAACTGTCAGGTGCGCTGAGCGCCTGGCTTCTTTCCGCGCCGCTTGCGCTCATCCTCATATTCTTTCTGGTCCTGCCGATCATCATGATCGTGGTCGTCAGTTTCTGGGGCGCGACCGAATTTTCGATCTATCCGGCCTTTCAGTTCGACAATTATGAGTTCCTGCTGACCTCGCCCGTCACCTATAAGGTCTTTCTCAACACCCTCAAATATGCAGCGGTCACCTGGGCGGTCACCCTCATCCTCGGTTTCACCGTCGCCTATTTTCTGGCGTTCCACGTGCGCACGCTGACCTGGCAGGTCGCTCTGTTTTTGCTGTGCACCATCCCCTTCTGGACATCGAATATCATTCGCATGATTTCGTGGATTCCCTTTCTGGGCAGAAACGGCATCGCCAACTCCACGCTTATCTCGATGGGAGCGATCGACGAGCCGCTGGAATGGCTCCTCTACTCCGATTTCTCGGTCATCCTCGCATTCGTCCATCTCTACACGCTCTTCATGGTCGTGCCGATCTTCAACACGATGATGCGTATCGACAGATCGTTGATCGAAGCGGCCTACGATAATGGCGCAACCGGCTTTCAGACATTGACCAATGTCATCATTCCGCTGACCAAGCCCGGCATCATGATCGGCTCGATCTTCGTCGTGACGCTCGTCATGGGCGACTTCATCACCGTGCGATTCATGTCTGGCTCGCAAAAAGCGAATGTCGGTCGCCTGATCTCCAACGATATCAGCCTTCTGCAATATCCGTCGGCCTGCGCCACCGCCGTGGTTCTGCTGGGCACCGTCCTGCTGGTGATCGCGATACTGCTTCGCTTTGTCGACATTCGAAAGGAGCTATGA
- a CDS encoding ABC transporter substrate-binding protein, with protein sequence MTIDSSKKGVSRRSVLKGAAATAGAAVGSGAITGFPTIWAQNIKNITLRQFGTGVSNLNEVAQKVKEDLGFTLEMTALDSDSVTQRAATQPDSFDIADIEYWICKKVWPTGNLQAMDVSKIKRYDQIVGIFKDGKLTPESEIAQGTAPHKVGFIPEPGATTFADEPTNWMTLIPTIYNADTLGIRPDLIGRPIKNWSELLNPEFKGKASILDISSIGIMDMAMVCESMGEIQYGDKGNMTREEIDKTFAIFTEAKKNGQFRAFWKSFDESVNLMASGEVVIQSMWSPAITAVKSRGIPCIYQPLEEGYRSWGGGIGLSKSLTGMELDAAYDYINWYLDGWVGGFLMRQGYYSAVPETSKDHMSENEWGYWFEGKEAVEPITNPFGDVMAQPGETRDGGSFYDRMGSVACWNAVMDENQYMVRKWNEFIAA encoded by the coding sequence ATGACGATCGATAGTAGCAAAAAGGGCGTTAGCCGACGTTCCGTTCTCAAGGGTGCGGCGGCCACCGCCGGCGCAGCGGTTGGTAGCGGTGCGATCACCGGCTTTCCGACGATCTGGGCACAGAATATCAAGAACATCACACTGCGCCAGTTCGGTACGGGCGTGTCCAATCTCAACGAGGTCGCCCAGAAGGTAAAGGAGGATCTCGGCTTCACGCTCGAGATGACGGCCCTCGATTCCGATAGCGTGACACAGCGCGCGGCCACCCAGCCGGATTCCTTCGACATCGCCGATATTGAATACTGGATCTGCAAGAAGGTCTGGCCGACAGGCAACCTTCAGGCAATGGATGTCTCCAAAATCAAGCGCTACGACCAGATCGTCGGCATCTTCAAAGATGGAAAGCTTACACCCGAAAGCGAAATCGCCCAGGGCACCGCACCGCACAAGGTCGGTTTTATCCCAGAGCCGGGCGCGACCACCTTTGCGGACGAACCGACCAATTGGATGACACTCATCCCGACCATCTACAATGCTGATACGCTTGGAATTCGGCCCGATCTCATCGGCCGTCCGATCAAGAACTGGTCCGAACTGCTGAACCCGGAATTCAAGGGCAAGGCCTCGATTCTCGACATTTCCTCGATCGGCATCATGGACATGGCCATGGTCTGCGAATCCATGGGCGAGATCCAGTATGGCGACAAGGGCAACATGACCCGCGAAGAGATCGACAAGACCTTCGCCATCTTTACGGAAGCCAAGAAGAACGGCCAGTTCCGCGCTTTTTGGAAGAGTTTCGACGAGAGCGTCAATCTCATGGCGTCCGGCGAGGTCGTCATCCAGTCCATGTGGTCGCCGGCGATCACAGCCGTCAAGTCGCGCGGTATTCCATGCATCTACCAGCCGCTGGAAGAAGGTTATCGCTCGTGGGGCGGCGGCATCGGCCTTTCCAAGTCACTGACCGGCATGGAGCTGGATGCAGCCTACGACTACATCAACTGGTATCTCGACGGATGGGTCGGCGGCTTCCTCATGCGTCAGGGCTATTATTCCGCCGTTCCGGAAACGTCCAAAGACCACATGTCCGAAAATGAATGGGGCTATTGGTTCGAAGGCAAGGAAGCCGTCGAGCCGATCACCAATCCTTTTGGTGACGTCATGGCCCAGCCGGGCGAAACGCGGGATGGCGGCTCGTTCTACGACCGAATGGGCTCTGTGGCGTGCTGGAACGCTGTCATGGATGAAAACCAGTACATGGTCCGCAAATGGAACGAGTTCATCGCGGCCTGA
- a CDS encoding ABC transporter ATP-binding protein: MMRDRGLELVSLTKRYGDTVAVDAINQKIAGGTYACLLGPSGCGKSSTLRMIAGHESVSEGDIILGGKNVTDLAPAQRGTAMMFQNYALFPHLSVKDNVAFSLKMKGVDKAKRHAEASRLLELVDMSAYGDRLPAQLSGGQQQRVALARALITQPQILLLDEPLSALDPFLRIRMRAELKKLQRELGISFIHVTHSQDEALALADRIIVMNDGKIEQDGPPREVFNAPRTEFVARFIGGHNVIGHGAAKLAVRTDRVALSKTPADDGMIDAQVREIEYLGTIVNVSLLTGQGDEFIAAVPESEFFSNPFEIGDTVFLTWKPDDAHQLAA, translated from the coding sequence ATGATGCGTGATCGGGGCCTGGAACTCGTCAGCCTGACCAAGCGATACGGTGATACCGTCGCTGTCGACGCGATCAATCAAAAGATCGCAGGTGGAACCTATGCGTGCCTTCTGGGCCCGTCAGGCTGTGGCAAATCGTCGACCCTTCGCATGATCGCCGGCCATGAGTCGGTCTCCGAAGGCGATATCATCCTCGGTGGCAAAAACGTCACCGATCTGGCTCCCGCACAGCGGGGCACGGCGATGATGTTTCAGAACTATGCGCTGTTTCCGCATCTGAGCGTGAAGGACAATGTTGCCTTCAGCCTCAAGATGAAAGGCGTCGACAAGGCGAAACGCCATGCCGAAGCATCGAGGTTGCTCGAACTGGTGGATATGTCGGCCTATGGGGACCGCCTTCCGGCTCAACTCTCCGGCGGGCAGCAGCAGCGCGTCGCCCTTGCCCGTGCGCTGATCACGCAGCCACAGATCCTTTTGCTCGATGAGCCGCTTTCTGCGCTCGATCCCTTTCTTCGCATCCGCATGCGCGCAGAGCTGAAAAAGCTCCAACGCGAACTTGGCATCTCCTTCATCCACGTCACGCACAGCCAGGATGAAGCGCTCGCACTCGCCGATCGCATCATCGTCATGAACGACGGCAAGATCGAGCAGGATGGACCGCCGCGTGAGGTTTTCAACGCGCCCCGAACCGAGTTCGTCGCCCGCTTCATTGGCGGCCATAACGTGATCGGTCATGGCGCCGCCAAACTGGCCGTGCGCACCGACCGGGTTGCGCTCTCCAAAACCCCGGCGGATGACGGAATGATCGACGCACAAGTGCGCGAGATCGAATATCTCGGCACGATCGTGAACGTATCGCTCCTGACGGGACAAGGCGATGAATTCATCGCGGCCGTGCCGGAGAGCGAGTTTTTCTCCAATCCCTTTGAAATTGGCGACACCGTCTTCCTGACCTGGAAACCGGACGACGCCCACCAGCTCGCGGCCTGA
- a CDS encoding GntR family transcriptional regulator: MRQVTTDELDGGYSLPPGRALAICQQIEAAILEHRLQPGMKLAEDEVGETFGVSRTVARTALQALAHGGLVTIERNRGAFVSRPTMREAHEVFEARGLIEPRIARMAAKAITPEQLAQLKSHIDAEHDAVRIGNKGLALALSGTFHNAIAEIADQKVLTHILRSLVSRSSLIIALYGKRPDTACESHSHHALMDAFAKNDVAGAEEIMKSHIIDLHSGLDLKERAVEKPSLANVFQFTQAK, translated from the coding sequence ATGCGGCAAGTGACGACCGATGAGCTGGATGGCGGCTATTCGCTGCCGCCGGGCCGGGCGCTCGCGATTTGTCAGCAGATTGAAGCCGCGATTTTGGAACACCGCCTTCAACCCGGCATGAAACTGGCCGAAGACGAGGTTGGCGAAACTTTCGGCGTCAGCAGGACGGTCGCGCGTACGGCTTTGCAAGCGCTTGCGCATGGCGGCTTGGTGACCATAGAGCGCAATCGCGGTGCGTTCGTTTCACGCCCTACTATGCGTGAGGCGCATGAGGTGTTCGAGGCAAGAGGGCTGATCGAACCCCGGATCGCGCGGATGGCTGCAAAGGCGATCACGCCAGAGCAACTGGCTCAACTGAAATCGCATATCGATGCGGAGCACGATGCTGTCAGAATAGGCAATAAGGGGCTGGCGCTGGCGCTGTCGGGCACCTTTCACAACGCGATCGCAGAGATCGCCGATCAGAAGGTGCTGACGCATATTCTGCGCTCGCTCGTTTCGCGCTCGTCACTGATCATAGCTCTTTATGGGAAACGCCCCGACACGGCCTGCGAGAGTCACTCGCACCATGCGCTCATGGACGCTTTCGCCAAGAACGACGTAGCCGGTGCCGAAGAGATCATGAAAAGCCATATCATCGATCTGCACTCCGGTCTCGACCTGAAGGAACGGGCGGTTGAGAAGCCGTCGCTAGCCAACGTTTTCCAGTTCACCCAAGCGAAATGA
- a CDS encoding bifunctional GNAT family N-acetyltransferase/carbon-nitrogen hydrolase family protein — protein sequence MKSTKAKLQIRNATAADIDALVELSKRVYPVETPYTRGMIRGHINTFARGQFVATYEGKVVGYAATLRVKERKAFGQHDWIQITGGGYGSTHDGNGDWLYGFEVMVDPSRRRLRIGKRLYDARQALCVELDLKGIVFAGRMAGYAKKRKQFPDPDEYLASVKRRETKDPTLDFQIRAGFEPERVMRLYNREDKPSDGHAALMLWRNPYYDPNLDNQPVTRLDPEVVRIVSVQMAARTLNDTEEFYKAVDYFVDVASEYEGDFVVFPELFTLQLLSCEPEELAPDKAIARLTEHTEEFVNRLRDMAVKRNVNIIGGSHPTIVEDGDIHNIAYVFLRDGSVHAQEKIHPTPDERTYWNIHGGDAVEAIETDCGPIGVMICYDSEFPELGRRLADQGARILFVPYNTDTRHGYWRVRYCCQARAIENQCYVVTSGMTGNLDNVSNLDIQWAESGIFTPSDFPFARDGIAALASENVEMVAVADLNLNSVTWARAKGSVRNMRDRRFDLYRTVWSDGG from the coding sequence ATGAAATCCACCAAGGCGAAACTGCAAATCCGTAATGCGACAGCGGCAGATATCGACGCGCTCGTCGAACTGTCCAAGCGTGTCTATCCGGTGGAGACGCCTTATACGCGCGGCATGATCCGGGGCCACATCAACACGTTTGCCCGTGGTCAGTTCGTGGCAACCTATGAGGGCAAGGTCGTCGGCTACGCGGCGACGCTCCGAGTGAAGGAGCGCAAGGCCTTCGGGCAGCACGACTGGATCCAGATCACCGGGGGTGGCTATGGCTCAACCCACGATGGCAATGGTGACTGGCTCTACGGTTTCGAGGTGATGGTCGACCCGTCCAGGCGGCGGCTGAGAATCGGCAAGCGGCTTTATGATGCGCGCCAGGCTCTGTGTGTCGAACTGGACCTCAAGGGCATCGTCTTTGCCGGCCGGATGGCGGGCTATGCCAAGAAGCGCAAACAGTTTCCTGACCCCGACGAGTACCTCGCTTCGGTGAAACGAAGGGAAACGAAAGATCCGACACTGGATTTCCAGATCCGTGCCGGTTTCGAGCCCGAGCGTGTCATGCGGCTCTATAATCGCGAGGACAAACCGTCCGACGGACACGCCGCGCTGATGCTCTGGCGTAATCCGTATTATGATCCAAACCTCGACAACCAGCCCGTCACCCGGCTCGATCCGGAAGTGGTGCGCATCGTTTCCGTGCAAATGGCGGCGCGGACGCTCAATGATACGGAAGAGTTCTACAAGGCGGTCGATTATTTCGTCGACGTCGCCTCGGAGTATGAGGGCGATTTCGTTGTCTTCCCCGAACTCTTCACCTTGCAACTATTGTCCTGTGAACCCGAAGAACTGGCGCCGGACAAGGCTATTGCCCGGCTGACGGAACACACGGAAGAATTCGTCAACCGGCTGCGCGACATGGCGGTTAAGCGAAACGTCAACATTATCGGCGGCAGTCATCCGACCATCGTGGAAGATGGCGATATTCACAATATCGCTTACGTGTTCCTGCGCGACGGATCGGTGCACGCCCAGGAGAAGATCCATCCTACGCCGGATGAACGGACCTACTGGAATATTCATGGCGGCGACGCGGTCGAGGCGATCGAAACGGATTGCGGGCCAATCGGCGTGATGATCTGCTACGATAGCGAGTTTCCGGAATTGGGGCGGCGGCTCGCCGATCAGGGCGCGCGCATCCTCTTCGTGCCCTACAACACCGATACACGCCACGGCTATTGGCGCGTCCGCTATTGCTGCCAGGCCCGTGCCATCGAAAACCAATGCTATGTCGTCACGTCGGGAATGACCGGCAATCTGGACAATGTTTCCAATCTGGATATCCAGTGGGCGGAGAGCGGCATCTTCACACCCTCGGATTTCCCATTCGCGCGTGACGGCATCGCGGCCCTCGCATCGGAAAATGTCGAGATGGTCGCCGTGGCCGACCTCAACCTCAATTCGGTGACCTGGGCCCGCGCAAAAGGTTCGGTCCGCAACATGCGCGACAGGCGTTTCGACCTCTATCGCACGGTCTGGAGCGATGGCGGCTGA
- a CDS encoding TIGR00730 family Rossman fold protein: MKRSICVYCGSSDGVDPSFVELAYQLGESIGSSNCNLVFGGGLRGLMGAVARGTKAAGGHVTGIIPQFLLDREQGDGDTSLFDEYHVVETMHQRKHMLFDKSDAFVAMPGGLGTLEEIVEIMTWAQLGRHQKPMVFASFKDFWKPMESLLSHMSTAGFIHSASRVEPITVHRVEDVVTAVEAGWSGQAPKQGTQQQDLSDKL, from the coding sequence ATGAAACGATCCATTTGTGTCTATTGCGGATCGAGTGACGGCGTCGATCCGAGCTTTGTCGAATTGGCTTATCAGTTGGGCGAATCGATCGGCAGCTCCAATTGCAACCTCGTCTTCGGCGGAGGCCTTCGCGGGCTCATGGGCGCCGTGGCGCGCGGGACCAAGGCAGCCGGCGGGCATGTCACCGGAATTATTCCGCAGTTTCTTCTGGATCGCGAGCAGGGCGACGGGGATACGTCCCTCTTCGACGAATATCACGTGGTCGAGACCATGCATCAGCGCAAGCATATGCTGTTCGACAAAAGCGATGCGTTCGTTGCCATGCCGGGCGGCCTCGGAACATTGGAAGAGATCGTCGAGATCATGACCTGGGCGCAGCTCGGCCGTCATCAGAAGCCGATGGTTTTCGCCTCCTTCAAGGATTTCTGGAAACCGATGGAGAGTCTGCTCTCGCATATGTCGACCGCCGGCTTCATCCATTCCGCAAGCCGGGTCGAGCCGATCACCGTTCATCGGGTCGAAGATGTGGTTACCGCGGTAGAGGCCGGATGGTCCGGGCAGGCCCCGAAACAGGGAACGCAACAGCAGGACCTTTCCGACAAACTCTAG
- a CDS encoding ArsR/SmtB family transcription factor gives MDATKILAALAHPARLSIIRQLRGCECACCGEMTSLTGLAQSTTSQHLRVLLDAGLVERRMAGTTSLYRLSDNAADLLRRTGELVSGLVPEDGCGCEMPIQEKVMTE, from the coding sequence ATGGATGCGACGAAGATACTGGCCGCCCTGGCCCATCCCGCCCGGCTGAGCATCATCCGGCAGCTTCGGGGCTGTGAATGTGCTTGTTGTGGCGAGATGACGTCTCTGACCGGCCTAGCGCAGAGCACCACATCGCAGCACCTCCGGGTGCTTCTCGATGCCGGTTTGGTCGAACGACGCATGGCCGGCACCACCAGCCTCTACCGCCTGTCTGACAATGCGGCGGATCTGCTTCGCCGCACTGGCGAGTTGGTCAGCGGATTGGTGCCTGAGGATGGTTGCGGCTGTGAAATGCCGATTCAGGAGAAAGTCATGACGGAATGA
- a CDS encoding ABCB family ABC transporter ATP-binding protein/permease — protein sequence MSGTVSADRGSTLQTLKNLWPYMWPSDRADLKWRVVWATVFLLIAKVVLIAVPYFFKWATDELAQDGDGAPSWLPLAVAGPIALVLGYNLARIAQQGFNQLRDALFARVGQHAVRQLAYKTFVHMHKLSLRYHLERRTGGLSRIIERGTKGIETMVRFTILNTIPTILEFAIVAVIFGLAYGVWYVVVIALTICAYSWFTVRASDWRIQIRREMNDSDNDANTKAIDSLLNFETVKYFGNEEMESARFDRSMARYEEAATKTWTSLGWLNFGQALIFGLGMGTVMVMSVIAVRAGTQSVGDFVFINTILMQLAVPLNFIGFVYREIRQGLADLEQMFGLLDVDEEVQDAPDATPLVVEEGAIRFDDVHFAYDANRPILRGISFEVPAGRTIAIVGPSGAGKSTISRLLYRFYDIQAGSITIDGQDVRDVTQRSLRSAIGMVPQDTVLFNDTIMYNIRYGRPSATEAEVVRAAELAQIADFIRSLPDGFDTMVGERGLKLSGGEKQRVAIARTILKSPPILILDEATSALDTHTEQEIQASLDLVSKDRTTLVIAHRLSTIVDADEIIVLQGGMIAERGTHRELIERSGLYADMWNRQQEATEAEERLRRAREEDEMGVVVRKSPAH from the coding sequence ATGAGTGGGACAGTTTCGGCCGATCGGGGATCGACACTACAGACGCTGAAAAACCTGTGGCCCTACATGTGGCCGTCCGATCGGGCTGATCTGAAATGGCGCGTCGTCTGGGCAACCGTCTTTCTGCTGATCGCGAAAGTGGTTCTCATCGCCGTTCCCTATTTCTTCAAATGGGCGACTGATGAGCTGGCGCAGGATGGCGATGGTGCGCCGTCCTGGTTACCGCTGGCGGTGGCAGGGCCGATCGCGCTCGTTCTCGGCTATAATCTCGCCCGCATCGCCCAACAGGGATTTAACCAGTTGCGCGACGCACTGTTTGCGCGGGTCGGGCAGCACGCGGTCCGGCAACTGGCCTACAAGACCTTCGTGCATATGCACAAACTGTCCTTGCGCTACCATCTGGAACGGCGGACTGGCGGCCTCTCTCGTATCATCGAGCGCGGCACGAAGGGAATCGAGACGATGGTCCGGTTCACCATCCTCAACACGATTCCGACGATCCTCGAATTTGCAATCGTGGCGGTCATTTTCGGCCTGGCCTACGGTGTCTGGTATGTCGTGGTGATCGCGCTGACAATATGCGCCTATAGCTGGTTTACCGTCCGGGCCTCGGACTGGCGCATCCAGATCCGCCGTGAAATGAATGATTCCGACAACGACGCCAACACGAAGGCGATCGACAGTCTCCTCAATTTCGAAACGGTCAAATATTTCGGTAATGAAGAGATGGAATCGGCGCGGTTCGATCGCTCCATGGCCCGTTACGAGGAAGCGGCTACCAAGACCTGGACCTCGCTGGGATGGCTCAATTTCGGCCAGGCCCTTATCTTCGGTCTCGGCATGGGGACGGTTATGGTGATGAGCGTCATCGCCGTACGCGCGGGTACCCAGAGCGTGGGCGATTTCGTCTTCATCAATACGATCCTCATGCAGCTCGCCGTGCCATTGAACTTCATCGGTTTCGTCTATCGGGAAATCCGGCAGGGGCTGGCGGACCTGGAGCAGATGTTCGGACTTCTCGATGTCGATGAAGAGGTTCAGGACGCGCCGGATGCCACACCGCTCGTCGTTGAGGAGGGGGCAATCCGCTTTGACGACGTCCACTTTGCCTATGATGCCAATCGCCCCATCCTGCGGGGCATCAGCTTCGAGGTACCCGCCGGTCGAACGATTGCCATCGTCGGACCGTCGGGTGCGGGCAAAAGCACGATCAGCCGCCTGCTCTACAGGTTTTATGACATTCAGGCCGGATCGATCACCATTGACGGTCAGGATGTTCGCGACGTGACGCAACGCAGCTTGCGCAGTGCGATCGGAATGGTCCCGCAGGACACCGTCCTCTTCAACGACACCATCATGTACAATATTCGCTATGGTCGGCCCTCCGCGACCGAAGCCGAAGTCGTGCGGGCGGCAGAGCTGGCGCAGATCGCCGATTTCATTCGCAGCCTGCCTGACGGCTTCGACACGATGGTCGGCGAGAGAGGGCTCAAACTGTCGGGCGGCGAAAAGCAGCGTGTCGCCATCGCCCGAACCATTCTGAAAAGTCCTCCCATTCTCATTCTGGACGAGGCGACCAGCGCGCTCGATACGCATACGGAACAGGAAATTCAGGCATCTCTGGACCTCGTTTCCAAGGACCGTACTACGCTGGTTATCGCGCACCGACTTTCGACCATTGTCGATGCCGACGAGATCATTGTCCTGCAAGGCGGCATGATTGCCGAGAGAGGAACGCACCGTGAGCTGATCGAACGGAGTGGCCTTTACGCCGATATGTGGAACCGCCAGCAGGAGGCGACGGAGGCCGAAGAACGATTGCGCCGTGCCCGAGAAGAGGACGAAATGGGTGTGGTCGTAAGGAAGTCACCCGCCCATTGA
- a CDS encoding potassium channel family protein — protein sequence MFANLSLGTAIIGATVLLHTVGLMLLTGTMTVLIRWFRLHKHRGGKTGAMLFTVLGLFAVHTAEVWLWAFAYLMLGASPSFESALYFSTTTFSTLGYGDLILPSEWRLLGALEGINGFLLIGWSTAYLVAASTRHGPFRMGEHF from the coding sequence ATGTTTGCCAATCTATCGCTGGGAACCGCCATTATCGGCGCGACAGTCCTGCTCCACACTGTCGGGCTCATGCTGCTGACGGGGACAATGACCGTCCTTATCCGCTGGTTTCGTTTGCATAAGCATCGGGGCGGCAAAACCGGAGCGATGCTCTTCACTGTTCTGGGGCTCTTTGCCGTTCACACAGCGGAGGTGTGGTTATGGGCCTTTGCCTATCTGATGCTTGGGGCGAGCCCGAGCTTTGAGTCCGCGCTCTATTTCTCAACCACCACCTTTTCCACTCTTGGCTATGGTGATCTGATCCTTCCCTCCGAATGGCGGCTTCTTGGAGCGCTCGAGGGGATCAACGGTTTTCTTCTGATCGGCTGGTCGACGGCCTATCTCGTCGCCGCGTCGACCCGCCATGGCCCGTTTCGGATGGGCGAGCATTTCTGA
- a CDS encoding hemerythrin domain-containing protein: protein MTTIYEAIKSDHDNHRALLETIGDTQGDSEKRRTAWEEFYYDVKSHAAAEEETFYSQLMSDPDGQDDARHSVSEHKELDDMMEELNQMDMSSPGWLTKFKQMRHDYEHHIDEEEEDIFAKAKEVFSEKEAREFAPQFEKRKKAEMKLVDQKAEESLEE from the coding sequence ATGACGACCATTTACGAGGCGATCAAATCCGACCACGACAATCACCGGGCGCTGCTGGAGACGATCGGCGATACGCAGGGCGATAGCGAGAAGCGCCGTACGGCGTGGGAAGAATTCTACTACGATGTGAAGAGCCACGCCGCCGCGGAGGAAGAGACCTTCTATTCGCAGCTGATGTCCGATCCGGACGGACAGGACGACGCGCGCCACTCCGTCTCCGAGCACAAGGAGCTCGATGACATGATGGAAGAACTCAACCAGATGGATATGAGTTCACCTGGCTGGCTCACCAAGTTCAAACAGATGCGCCACGATTACGAGCATCATATCGACGAGGAAGAAGAGGATATCTTCGCCAAGGCGAAAGAGGTTTTTTCCGAGAAGGAAGCGCGCGAGTTCGCACCGCAATTCGAAAAGCGCAAGAAAGCCGAGATGAAGCTGGTGGACCAGAAGGCCGAAGAATCACTCGAGGAGTGA
- a CDS encoding phosphatidylserine decarboxylase produces the protein MSLTDTIKKTLVPVRQEGYPFIAAFFAVAVLLGFLWSGLFWIGLALTAWCAYFFRDPDRYVPVDDGLVISPADGRVSAVGPAVPPEELMLGADPMLRISVFMDVFSCHVNRAPVRGRISRIAYRSGKFVNADLDKASRENERNGLVIDGPHGAIGCVQIAGLVARRIICWAQEGEALVAGERFGLIRFGSRLDVYLPEGAVSRVVAGQTAIAGETVLASFEEGQSAAHAVRR, from the coding sequence ATGAGTTTGACGGATACCATAAAGAAGACGCTCGTACCTGTGCGTCAGGAAGGCTATCCGTTCATCGCCGCCTTCTTCGCGGTCGCGGTCCTGCTGGGCTTTCTCTGGTCGGGCCTTTTCTGGATCGGTCTGGCGCTGACCGCCTGGTGCGCCTACTTCTTTCGCGATCCTGATCGCTATGTGCCCGTCGACGATGGGCTGGTGATTTCACCGGCCGATGGACGAGTTTCGGCCGTCGGCCCTGCCGTTCCACCGGAAGAGCTGATGCTGGGCGCGGATCCGATGCTCAGGATTTCGGTGTTCATGGATGTCTTCTCCTGCCATGTGAACCGCGCGCCGGTTCGCGGACGCATTTCCCGTATCGCTTATCGCTCGGGCAAGTTCGTCAACGCCGACCTCGACAAGGCAAGCCGCGAGAACGAACGGAACGGCCTCGTCATCGACGGTCCGCATGGTGCAATTGGCTGCGTGCAGATTGCCGGGCTCGTCGCGCGGCGGATCATCTGCTGGGCCCAGGAGGGTGAGGCTCTGGTCGCCGGTGAGCGTTTCGGTCTGATCCGTTTTGGCAGCCGGCTCGACGTCTATTTACCCGAGGGCGCTGTCTCTCGCGTGGTCGCTGGCCAGACAGCCATTGCAGGCGAAACCGTGCTGGCCTCGTTCGAGGAAGGGCAATCCGCTGCCCACGCGGTGCGGCGCTAG